The following coding sequences lie in one Capsicum annuum cultivar UCD-10X-F1 chromosome 5, UCD10Xv1.1, whole genome shotgun sequence genomic window:
- the LOC124898458 gene encoding uncharacterized protein LOC124898458 gives MVHPSDRGGLRGRRGGYQGARDYSQENRIGGRSGVQPGGRLGMDRLSYYHVFIECFTKAVTLAMFGVPPVLWQKAVSCELLQGVVVFFKIDLRSAYHQLRIQDEDIPKTAFRARHWHFLDVGSKAGIMVDLAKIEPIRDWARPMSLTKVPSFIGLADYYRCFVESFATISAPMTSFTQKKDSLDKVRVIRNRLRVAQGRQKAYADHWHCALRFGAGDRVFLCVSPITGVIRFVRKGKFISQYIGLSAYADHWLCALIFGAGDHVFLCVSPMRGVIRFIRKGKLIPQYIGLFEVLRTVSEVAYDLALPPDFIVVHPVFHVSMLRKYISNPSHVLRWNSVQLDKQMAFVEELMLILASDVRRLRLERFMKLRFSGGTSQWKRPLGR, from the exons ATGGTTCATCCCTCAGATAGAGGCGGTTTGCGAGGTCGTAGGGGTGGTTATCAAGGTGCTCGTGATTATTCTCAAGAAAATAGGATAGGAGGTCGGTCAGGTGTCCAGCCAGGTGGCAGGCTTG gcaTGGACAggttatcctactatcatgtGTTCATTGAATGTTTTACCAAGGCTGTTACCTTGGCCATGTTTGGCGTACCCCCAGTTTTATGGCAGAAAGCGGTTAGCTGCGAGCTG cttcagggtgtaGTAGTGTTTTtcaagattgacttgagatctgcttaccatcagttgaggattcaggatGAGGATATCCCGAAGACAGCTTTCAGGGCCCGTCAT TGGCATTTCTTGGATGTGGGGTCCAAGgctggtattatggtagacctggCTAAGATTGAGccaattcgtgattgggctaggcctatgtCTCTGACTAAAGTTCCCAGTTTCATTGGGTTGGCTGATTATTACAGATGCTTTGTTGAGAGTTTTGCGACTATTTCAGCTCCTATGACTAGTTTTACACAAAAGAAA GACTCATTGGATAAAGTTAGGGTGATTCGAAATAGGTTGAGAGTAGCTCAgggtaggcagaaggcctatgcagatCATTGGCATTGTGCCTTAAGATTCGGAGCTGGTGATCGTGTGTTCCTTTGTGTTTCGCCTATAACAGGTGTGATAAGGTTCGTAAGGAAAGGTAAGTTCATCTCTCAGTATATTGGCCTTTCTGCCTATGCAGATCATTGGCTTTGTGCCTTAATATTCGGAGCTGGTGACCATGTGTTCCTTTGTGTTTCACCTATGAGAGGTGTGATAAGGTTCATAAGGAAAGGTAAGCTCATCCCTCAGTATATTGGCCTTTTTGAGGTTCTCCGCACAGTGAGTGAGGTAGCCTATGATTTAGCTTTACCTCCAGATTTTatagttgttcatccagttttccatgtctctatgttgcgtaAGTATATTTCTAAcccatctcatgtgcttaggtggaactcagtccagttagatAAGCAGATGGCTTTTGTAGAGGAGCtcatgcttattttggctagtgatgtgaggcgGTTGCGTCTAGAGAGATTCATgaagttaaggttcagtggaggcacctcCCAGTGgaagaggccacttgggagatag